The Thermodesulfovibrionia bacterium genome includes a window with the following:
- a CDS encoding GDSL-type esterase/lipase family protein, which translates to MKKILFSLIAFIIICTMLFLFGEFSIRAFYPRFSNYNMEMWRYAAEIKQPLDNKRLPFHHYPNKEGVYYNAKIKTNSMGFRDFEYTLKKPEDKKRIVFIGDSFTLGWGVEFEDIYSKKLEKSLNENQNSYEVINMGVGNYNSIMETELFKSKGLSLNPDLVILMYFINDAEPTPHNVTPLEYKTRRNSYFMAFLLDRFIKFKTALDQSYDWKKYYGDLYIHNPDNLASNKKSLEELITLCNANNIKLLIVNIPELHNLKNYPFRFATQYISQISEEGKVPFLDLLPYLADQEPESLWVSLEDPHANAKANSIISNTIYEKIRNEGLLN; encoded by the coding sequence ATGAAGAAAATACTTTTTTCATTAATTGCCTTCATAATTATCTGTACTATGCTGTTTCTCTTTGGCGAGTTCAGCATTAGGGCCTTTTATCCGAGATTTTCAAATTATAATATGGAGATGTGGAGATATGCTGCAGAAATAAAGCAGCCATTAGACAATAAACGACTTCCATTTCATCACTACCCTAATAAAGAAGGTGTCTATTACAATGCCAAAATAAAGACTAATTCTATGGGCTTCAGAGATTTTGAGTATACTCTCAAAAAACCCGAAGACAAAAAACGAATTGTTTTTATCGGGGATTCATTTACGCTGGGCTGGGGGGTTGAATTTGAAGATATTTATTCAAAAAAACTTGAAAAATCGCTAAATGAAAACCAAAACAGCTATGAGGTCATTAATATGGGTGTTGGTAACTATAACAGCATCATGGAAACCGAACTATTTAAATCAAAAGGATTAAGCCTTAACCCTGACTTAGTGATCCTTATGTATTTCATTAATGACGCTGAGCCAACCCCTCATAATGTGACCCCATTAGAATATAAGACAAGAAGAAATTCTTATTTCATGGCTTTCCTGCTTGACCGCTTTATTAAATTCAAAACAGCTTTGGATCAAAGTTATGACTGGAAAAAATACTACGGGGATCTGTATATTCATAATCCTGACAACCTTGCATCAAACAAAAAATCACTGGAAGAACTTATCACATTATGTAATGCAAACAACATAAAATTGCTTATAGTAAACATCCCGGAACTGCATAACCTTAAAAATTATCCTTTTCGATTTGCAACGCAATATATATCTCAGATCTCAGAAGAAGGCAAAGTGCCTTTTCTCGATCTCCTCCCGTATCTTGCCGATCAGGAACCTGAATCTTTATGGGTCAGCCTTGAGGACCCCCATGCTAATGCCAAGGCTAATTCAATTATTTCAAATACTATATATGAGAAGATAAGAAACGAAGGATTACTGAATTAA
- a CDS encoding glycosyltransferase family 39 protein encodes MKKERIILSAILLIGLAVRIFIFNNEVYVGIDGVSYMRLGKNLIENGRYAFGENYNWGVFFQPMYPILIGMTDLLFNDLFFSAKFVSLFFSGITIFLFYLIGKELHNEESGLFASFIYAFHPSMLEVSVRVATEALFFFLLFLCIYLYMTSIRKNKFYSYMLLGILTAFLYLTRPEGIYLLLLPFLSLVGSNPFKNKKRLLGVAVAIVFFFLISSPYLFYIKNSTGKFALSGKAVYLPVILDAGVKSEEVEYDKAAYSLNDRKTHLQAFDVTSKASIISVIAKKPAEFVRGYISNSKIALKTVLRFLMSVLMPLLFAFFSKDLFKDRNKMVLLVFSFVFFAVYPSFFILEKLMFPTALFLVLIASLGFVRSTAAISAAAAYYCIRDNRVVLCLEKNIKCIIIMLCILTLCFFNAFRTDIFGEKEFPVEHMKAGLFLKNRVSSEYEKLNVMHRTPWVSFYSDARYTMLPYANSSDVVNFAKRYHVDFIVIDERSSVSEWEMYNELINMDKYSDEVDLVYEDDSEKLIRMFKVKY; translated from the coding sequence ATGAAAAAAGAGCGTATAATCTTATCCGCTATTCTGCTAATTGGTTTGGCTGTCAGGATATTTATTTTCAATAACGAAGTATATGTCGGTATTGACGGCGTATCGTATATGCGTCTCGGAAAAAACCTGATAGAAAACGGCAGATATGCCTTTGGTGAAAATTATAACTGGGGTGTCTTCTTCCAGCCGATGTATCCGATATTGATCGGCATGACAGATCTCCTCTTTAATGATCTTTTCTTTTCAGCAAAATTCGTATCCTTGTTTTTCAGCGGAATAACCATATTTTTATTTTACCTGATCGGGAAGGAGTTGCATAATGAAGAATCAGGCTTGTTCGCCTCTTTTATTTATGCGTTTCACCCCTCGATGCTTGAAGTATCTGTCAGGGTTGCTACAGAGGCATTGTTCTTCTTTCTATTATTCCTTTGCATCTACCTGTATATGACTTCAATCAGAAAGAATAAATTTTACAGTTACATGCTGCTTGGAATTCTGACAGCATTTTTGTATTTAACAAGGCCTGAGGGTATTTACTTGTTGTTATTGCCTTTTCTGTCATTGGTTGGGAGCAATCCGTTTAAGAATAAAAAAAGATTGCTGGGAGTTGCCGTCGCAATTGTATTTTTCTTCCTGATTTCATCCCCGTACTTATTTTATATAAAGAATTCCACTGGCAAGTTTGCGCTGTCCGGTAAGGCTGTTTATCTTCCTGTAATCCTAGATGCGGGAGTTAAATCAGAGGAGGTCGAATATGATAAGGCAGCTTATTCGCTGAATGATAGAAAAACACACTTGCAGGCCTTTGATGTCACCAGTAAAGCGTCTATCATCAGCGTCATAGCAAAGAAGCCGGCTGAATTTGTTAGAGGTTATATAAGCAATTCAAAGATAGCATTAAAAACGGTGTTGCGGTTTTTAATGTCTGTTTTAATGCCTCTGCTTTTTGCTTTCTTCAGCAAAGATTTATTTAAAGACAGGAACAAGATGGTTCTGCTTGTATTTTCATTTGTATTTTTTGCGGTTTATCCTTCTTTTTTCATCCTTGAAAAACTCATGTTTCCAACTGCTCTATTTCTGGTTTTAATTGCATCATTGGGTTTCGTCCGCTCCACTGCGGCTATATCTGCAGCAGCAGCTTATTATTGCATCAGGGATAATAGAGTCGTCCTGTGTCTTGAGAAGAATATTAAATGCATAATCATTATGCTTTGCATTTTGACACTTTGTTTCTTCAATGCATTCAGAACCGATATTTTTGGCGAGAAAGAATTTCCGGTTGAGCATATGAAGGCCGGTTTATTTTTAAAGAACAGAGTTTCGTCAGAATATGAAAAACTTAATGTCATGCATCGTACTCCATGGGTCAGCTTTTACAGTGATGCGAGATATACTATGTTGCCGTATGCCAATTCCTCTGATGTGGTAAATTTTGCAAAGAGATATCATGTTGACTTTATTGTGATTGACGAGCGCTCATCTGTATCTGAATGGGAAATGTATAATGAATTAATAAATATGGATAAGTATTCTGATGAGGTTGACCTTGTATATGAGGACGATTCAGAGAAGCTTATCAGGATGTTTAAGGTTAAATATTAG
- a CDS encoding methyltransferase domain-containing protein has translation MMFVISHIIKGVATHIPGMYKPVSKGTGGGAMLARYCYSVWLRHLVMAYKNGLSIDLHTVAELGPGDSLGIGLAALLSGADKYYAFDVVKHADNERNVKVFNELVELFNKRERIPDEVEFPMLKPLMTSYEFPHNILTAERIKASLEKKRLVAIRNAITNMGSDSGNNIQIAYYVPWYNADILKEKSVDMIFSQSALGHIDDLEHTYEALARWVKPGGYMSHVIDFSCCGFAREWNGHWAYSDLTWKLIRGGRPYLINRQPYSAHVRYLDKFGFDIVSSVKTLNNSGIGREMLASGFQNMPDEDLTTCDALIQAVRKQV, from the coding sequence ATGATGTTTGTTATCAGTCACATAATCAAGGGTGTTGCTACCCATATCCCCGGCATGTATAAACCAGTCTCCAAAGGGACCGGGGGTGGTGCGATGTTGGCAAGATACTGTTATTCTGTATGGCTAAGACACCTTGTCATGGCATACAAGAACGGCCTTTCTATTGACTTGCATACCGTTGCCGAACTTGGCCCAGGGGATTCCCTCGGAATAGGACTGGCAGCCCTTTTATCTGGAGCGGATAAATATTATGCTTTTGATGTGGTGAAACATGCCGATAATGAGAGGAATGTAAAAGTATTCAATGAGCTTGTTGAACTATTTAATAAAAGGGAGAGGATTCCCGATGAAGTTGAGTTCCCAATGCTTAAGCCTCTTATGACCTCATATGAATTCCCGCATAATATCTTAACAGCTGAAAGGATCAAGGCTTCACTTGAAAAAAAGCGGCTTGTAGCCATAAGGAATGCCATAACAAATATGGGAAGTGACAGTGGCAATAATATACAAATCGCTTACTATGTTCCTTGGTATAATGCTGATATTCTTAAGGAAAAATCAGTTGATATGATTTTTTCGCAGTCTGCTCTAGGGCATATTGATGATCTTGAGCATACCTATGAAGCCTTGGCCAGATGGGTCAAGCCGGGCGGATATATGTCCCATGTTATTGACTTCAGTTGCTGCGGATTTGCGCGGGAATGGAATGGACACTGGGCATATTCAGACCTGACATGGAAATTAATAAGAGGCGGAAGGCCATATCTGATAAACAGACAGCCATACTCTGCCCATGTAAGATACCTCGATAAATTCGGCTTTGATATAGTCAGCAGCGTGAAAACCTTAAATAATTCCGGAATCGGGAGAGAAATGCTCGCATCAGGATTTCAGAACATGCCTGATGAGGATCTGACAACATGCGATGCCTTGATACAGGCCGTAAGAAAACAGGTGTAA
- a CDS encoding class I SAM-dependent methyltransferase, whose product MKNVMSGQRIPFFHRMLSFLDIYRAYRAGLLGDAASEIKFHNDLLDIYRKHTGIEISQAKILDIGCGQTAVQTILFKADGADVTGIDLEIPTYEIDLAKFIRILRKNGMERAVKSLARHLLFDKRFFSELFSGYGKNIPLNELDIRIMNATDLSFPDNHFDFIYSAWVFQHMDNVDGVVREISRVLKHSGTAWIGIHLFPSVSGSHHMEWSEPDKSPSKKVPLWDHLLENQYPVNAYLNKLRLNEFREIFNKYVEVIEEKFIYEGEKLLTPALEAVLLSKGYTRQELLTRVVVFILKKK is encoded by the coding sequence ATGAAGAATGTTATGAGCGGGCAGCGAATACCGTTTTTTCACCGCATGCTGTCATTTCTAGATATTTATCGCGCTTACAGGGCTGGGCTTCTTGGAGATGCTGCATCAGAAATAAAATTTCACAACGATTTACTGGACATATACAGGAAACACACCGGTATTGAAATCAGCCAAGCTAAAATACTTGATATAGGATGCGGCCAAACTGCTGTACAGACGATTCTTTTTAAAGCTGATGGAGCGGATGTTACTGGAATAGATCTGGAAATACCAACATATGAAATTGATCTTGCAAAGTTCATTCGTATATTAAGGAAAAATGGCATGGAACGGGCTGTTAAATCACTGGCAAGGCATCTTTTATTTGACAAGCGTTTTTTTTCAGAACTGTTTTCAGGATACGGGAAAAATATTCCACTGAATGAGTTAGATATCCGCATTATGAATGCAACTGATCTTTCCTTTCCCGATAATCATTTTGATTTTATATATTCAGCCTGGGTATTCCAGCATATGGATAATGTTGATGGAGTTGTCAGGGAGATAAGCCGCGTGCTCAAGCATTCAGGAACAGCATGGATAGGAATACACCTGTTTCCCAGCGTGTCCGGCAGTCACCATATGGAGTGGAGCGAGCCGGATAAGTCCCCTTCAAAAAAAGTACCTCTATGGGATCATCTTTTGGAAAATCAATATCCGGTAAATGCATATTTGAATAAATTACGACTCAATGAATTCAGGGAAATATTCAATAAGTATGTAGAAGTTATTGAAGAGAAGTTTATTTATGAAGGAGAAAAATTATTAACTCCAGCCCTTGAGGCCGTTTTATTGAGCAAAGGATATACAAGGCAGGAATTACTTACAAGGGTTGTCGTCTTCATCCTTAAAAAGAAATGA
- a CDS encoding class I SAM-dependent methyltransferase, whose translation MKTVMSGQKISFLDRISSMLYIFHAYRTGLFGDAKGEISFHKQLLEIFRANVNIDINKARILDLGCGQTAVQTILFKADGADVTGIDMEVPTYKMGIKTFMRVIRANGIERAVKSLARHLLFDRRFFSELFSGYGKSIPLNELDIRIMNATDLSFPDNHFDFIYSAWTFEHIEDVPGAIREINRVLKPSGIAWIGIHLFPSLSGGHHLDWAEPDKSLSDKVSPWDHLLDNKYPVNTYLNRYRLGDYREFFSRHMKLLNEKRTYEGESLLTAELEKMLQHKDYTREDLITRIVVFLCKKNNV comes from the coding sequence GTGAAAACTGTAATGAGTGGGCAAAAAATATCTTTTCTCGATCGAATATCATCAATGTTGTATATTTTTCATGCTTATCGTACAGGTCTTTTTGGAGATGCAAAAGGGGAAATAAGTTTTCATAAGCAGCTTCTGGAAATTTTCAGGGCTAACGTTAATATTGATATCAATAAAGCAAGAATACTTGATTTAGGGTGTGGGCAGACTGCTGTACAAACGATTCTTTTTAAAGCTGATGGTGCTGATGTTACAGGCATAGATATGGAGGTTCCAACATATAAGATGGGGATAAAGACCTTTATGCGTGTTATAAGAGCTAATGGTATAGAACGTGCTGTTAAGTCACTGGCAAGGCATCTTTTATTTGACAGGCGATTTTTTTCAGAACTATTTTCCGGATACGGGAAAAGTATTCCGCTGAATGAGTTAGATATTCGCATTATGAATGCAACGGATCTTTCTTTTCCTGATAATCATTTTGATTTTATTTATTCTGCCTGGACCTTTGAACATATTGAAGATGTCCCAGGTGCGATAAGGGAGATTAACCGAGTTTTAAAGCCATCTGGAATCGCCTGGATCGGGATACATCTTTTCCCGAGTTTATCAGGGGGGCATCATCTTGATTGGGCTGAACCTGATAAATCTCTCTCAGACAAAGTGTCGCCATGGGATCATCTGTTAGATAACAAATATCCTGTAAATACATATCTGAATAGATATCGTTTGGGTGACTACAGAGAATTTTTCTCCAGGCACATGAAGTTATTAAACGAAAAAAGAACTTATGAAGGAGAATCACTATTAACGGCAGAATTAGAAAAGATGTTGCAACATAAAGATTATACGAGAGAAGACTTAATCACAAGGATTGTTGTCTTTTTATGCAAAAAAAATAATGTGTAA
- a CDS encoding glycosyltransferase family 4 protein has protein sequence MNILHINNFHYFRGGSESVYFNTAKLLEEHGHHSVFFSTQHPENIPCEMDKYFMPYVDFSARHSIIDQLKIAGRVIYSLEAKKRLTRLIEEYPVDVAHLHNIYHVFSPSILHVLKKKKIPVVMSLHDYKMVCGSYTLLRRHPIYGTVCEECSGGKYYKAVKNKCVKNSFAKSLLTAVEMYLHHKVLDIYKNVDIFICTSKFAKSKLEEMGFKKNFFYLPNFIDTKKLSAFNFAAGKIEKSKAVLYIGRHVPEKGLWTLLDAAGILYKKNKTIEIKLSGEGPFTEILKAKVKEENIGNVRFLGFLKYEDLCCEIQNSAAVVLPSECHDNNPISVIESFAMSVPVIGARMGGIPELVRDYETGLTFEAGNAQDLSEKIEYVIDNPDKAADWGKMAKKLVEEKLGAEKYYADLMEIYQLASKKAVSYAS, from the coding sequence ATGAATATTCTTCACATTAACAACTTCCATTACTTCAGAGGCGGGTCTGAGTCTGTCTATTTCAACACAGCAAAATTATTGGAAGAACATGGACATCATTCCGTCTTCTTTTCAACGCAGCACCCTGAAAACATACCCTGTGAAATGGATAAATATTTTATGCCATATGTGGATTTTAGTGCGAGACACAGCATCATTGACCAGCTTAAAATTGCCGGGCGGGTTATTTATTCTCTTGAAGCAAAGAAAAGGTTAACAAGATTAATCGAGGAATATCCTGTTGATGTGGCCCATCTCCATAATATCTACCATGTTTTTTCGCCTTCAATACTGCATGTTTTAAAAAAGAAGAAAATTCCAGTTGTTATGTCTTTGCATGATTATAAGATGGTTTGCGGGTCATATACGCTTTTAAGGCGGCACCCTATATATGGGACAGTATGTGAAGAATGCAGTGGAGGCAAATATTATAAGGCGGTCAAGAACAAATGTGTCAAAAACTCTTTTGCAAAAAGTCTTTTGACAGCAGTGGAAATGTATCTCCATCACAAAGTTCTTGATATTTACAAAAATGTAGACATCTTTATATGTACCAGCAAATTTGCAAAAAGCAAACTGGAGGAAATGGGGTTTAAGAAGAACTTTTTTTATTTGCCGAATTTTATTGATACAAAAAAACTCAGTGCGTTCAATTTTGCTGCTGGCAAAATTGAGAAATCAAAGGCGGTGCTTTATATCGGCAGACATGTCCCGGAAAAGGGATTATGGACTTTGCTTGATGCCGCCGGGATTCTTTATAAGAAAAATAAAACTATTGAGATTAAATTGAGCGGAGAGGGTCCATTCACTGAAATATTGAAAGCTAAAGTTAAGGAAGAGAATATCGGCAATGTCAGGTTTCTTGGATTTTTAAAGTATGAAGATCTGTGCTGTGAGATACAGAATAGTGCAGCAGTTGTATTGCCGTCAGAATGTCATGATAACAACCCTATTTCGGTAATAGAATCTTTTGCAATGAGTGTCCCTGTCATAGGGGCAAGAATGGGGGGGATTCCGGAACTTGTAAGGGACTATGAGACGGGTTTGACTTTTGAGGCTGGCAACGCTCAGGACTTAAGTGAAAAGATTGAATATGTAATTGATAATCCTGACAAAGCTGCAGATTGGGGAAAGATGGCAAAGAAATTAGTGGAGGAAAAACTGGGTGCTGAAAAATACTATGCTGACCTTATGGAAATTTATCAACTTGCAAGCAAGAAGGCTGTTAGTTATGCTTCATAG
- a CDS encoding glycosyltransferase: MMTISVAIPTKNRCEDLLNTLKSILIQAYLPSEIIIVDQNISPDVNNAVLSLFNNLDESTKSGISLKYIHATEITGLAQARNVALKRNKSDILLFLDDDVLLEEDFIFHILETYRKDPSLYGVGGTITNLHQGFIGTILYKYFMRGNFTDKRMFIYSNPRYNDMEYLEVSTLPGCVMSYKKEVFQEFLFDENFIGYGLSEDFDFSFRVSRKYRLAMTPKARLEHVCSNAGRADDKKLIENVILAKHYFYKMKLHKNIYNFICYMWLHLGYAVFGFYLAVVRFNLDGLIGYTRGVRKIIRGESSDFILPGKA, from the coding sequence ATGATGACAATCTCTGTGGCTATTCCAACAAAAAACAGATGTGAAGACCTGTTAAACACCCTAAAGAGTATCTTAATACAGGCTTATTTACCATCTGAAATAATAATAGTTGACCAGAACATTTCACCAGATGTTAATAATGCAGTATTATCTCTATTCAATAACTTGGATGAATCAACGAAAAGCGGAATCAGTCTTAAATATATTCATGCCACTGAAATAACCGGATTGGCCCAGGCAAGAAATGTAGCATTGAAAAGGAATAAAAGCGATATCCTGCTTTTTCTGGATGATGATGTGCTTTTGGAAGAGGATTTTATTTTTCATATACTGGAGACATACAGAAAAGATCCCTCTCTTTACGGAGTAGGCGGTACAATAACGAATCTTCATCAGGGTTTTATCGGCACTATCTTGTATAAATATTTTATGCGCGGCAATTTTACCGACAAACGGATGTTTATCTATTCAAATCCCCGATATAATGATATGGAATATTTAGAAGTGTCCACATTGCCGGGTTGTGTAATGAGTTATAAGAAAGAGGTTTTTCAGGAATTTTTATTTGATGAAAATTTCATTGGATACGGGTTGTCTGAAGATTTTGACTTTTCATTCAGGGTGTCGAGAAAATACAGGCTTGCGATGACCCCGAAAGCAAGGCTGGAGCATGTGTGCTCTAATGCTGGAAGAGCTGATGATAAAAAGTTGATAGAGAATGTGATATTGGCGAAACATTATTTTTATAAGATGAAGTTACATAAAAATATTTATAATTTTATCTGCTACATGTGGCTTCACTTAGGATACGCGGTCTTCGGATTTTACCTTGCAGTTGTCAGATTCAATCTCGATGGCCTTATTGGCTACACAAGGGGAGTTAGGAAAATTATTAGAGGTGAGAGTAGCGATTTTATTTTGCCAGGGAAAGCATGA